One genomic region from Terasakiella sp. SH-1 encodes:
- a CDS encoding DUF2783 domain-containing protein, protein MALNTKPNIARPDDFYQELIDLHRDLSEEQSREVNAKLILLLSNHIGDMDVLSEAMQAARKSAEA, encoded by the coding sequence ATGGCATTAAACACAAAACCAAATATCGCACGCCCTGATGACTTTTATCAGGAATTGATCGACCTCCACCGCGACCTGAGTGAGGAACAAAGCCGCGAGGTCAATGCAAAACTGATTTTGCTACTCTCCAATCACATCGGTGATATGGATGTGCTTAGCGAAGCAATGCAAGCGGCAAGAAAGAGCGCAGAAGCATAA
- a CDS encoding site-specific integrase: MPREVKITGLSQKTNGRWIYVRKIPVRLRDHFPAPVYPDGKPHRMEPNVSAGYYRVNLDTKHESEAVVRYVDFAADYDQRIDVAKRKLDDQPKSPPHIPQLEIQRMIERYYTSVPLTELTPMQLLSHNLGGDAHQIASNAIAHELRHLDAIKENTKFDTSDADPVIDCMLEKNNLIVPAGTDLYKQIRTQYWEHQKATAIQNIGDITHRKTDIAAHTPDTSSRGKKTVTLRELYNEYMKNPSKIRGSKTKLTNGYKADSLIELLGGDNRLISTIERHEFDEVRDIFRELTPYFHSKFPKMTVREIHAKLKKLRNEGRDFPKPAAKTINDYMTLLTSMFTFANNKDYVDKSLAVDLKVAVPRKEKNRTKEQFTMEQIKTIFDAELYHGCMNLEYWWRPGNFKVRSGKFWVPLIGLYQGVRLNECCQLLVSDIKIIDGYHCILIRYDDDDGEEVKNVKNESSERFLVIHPMLIKLGFIHHYEQQKKAGETHLFPELPIGSTGYYSDPFNKWFNRSLLKKKLDINGPTFHSLRHMYCDALRAAQVPQDIQRTLGGWSSKNGEEDTIDYKVYGRGYPPDVQHEHISKVTYDVDLSHLIDNEENE; the protein is encoded by the coding sequence ATGCCACGCGAAGTCAAAATTACCGGATTATCCCAGAAAACTAACGGGCGTTGGATATACGTCAGAAAGATTCCGGTTCGTCTACGTGATCACTTCCCTGCCCCGGTATATCCAGATGGCAAACCACATCGCATGGAACCAAATGTCAGTGCTGGATACTATCGTGTAAATCTTGATACGAAGCACGAAAGTGAAGCCGTTGTACGCTACGTTGATTTTGCGGCTGATTATGATCAACGCATCGATGTCGCCAAACGAAAACTTGATGACCAACCGAAGTCACCACCACACATACCGCAACTCGAAATCCAGCGGATGATCGAACGTTACTATACATCTGTGCCCTTAACCGAGTTGACCCCCATGCAACTCCTTTCACATAATCTTGGTGGTGATGCACATCAAATTGCTTCCAATGCAATTGCTCATGAATTACGCCACCTTGATGCAATTAAAGAAAACACCAAGTTCGATACTTCCGATGCAGACCCGGTGATTGATTGCATGCTTGAGAAAAACAATCTCATTGTCCCGGCAGGCACAGATTTATACAAACAAATCAGAACACAATATTGGGAACACCAAAAAGCAACTGCCATACAAAATATTGGTGACATAACGCATCGCAAAACTGATATTGCGGCACATACACCAGACACATCATCACGCGGTAAAAAAACGGTGACACTTCGTGAGTTATACAATGAATACATGAAAAACCCGTCGAAAATTCGCGGAAGCAAAACGAAGCTGACCAACGGCTACAAAGCTGATTCATTGATTGAATTACTTGGTGGCGACAACCGTTTGATCAGCACCATCGAGCGTCATGAATTTGATGAAGTTCGAGATATTTTTCGAGAACTGACCCCATACTTCCATTCAAAATTCCCAAAGATGACCGTCCGGGAAATTCATGCCAAGTTGAAGAAACTACGTAATGAAGGTCGCGATTTCCCAAAACCAGCAGCGAAGACCATCAATGACTACATGACATTGCTCACATCCATGTTCACGTTTGCAAACAATAAAGATTACGTTGATAAATCATTGGCTGTTGATTTGAAGGTGGCTGTTCCACGTAAAGAGAAAAACAGAACCAAAGAACAATTCACCATGGAGCAAATCAAAACAATATTTGATGCAGAACTATATCATGGATGTATGAATTTAGAATACTGGTGGCGGCCCGGCAACTTCAAAGTGCGTAGCGGAAAATTCTGGGTGCCATTGATTGGCCTGTATCAAGGTGTCAGATTGAATGAATGCTGTCAGCTTTTGGTATCAGACATCAAAATTATTGATGGTTACCACTGCATCCTGATCCGATACGACGACGATGATGGTGAAGAAGTCAAGAATGTCAAAAATGAAAGCAGTGAACGCTTCCTCGTCATCCACCCCATGTTGATCAAGCTCGGTTTCATTCATCATTACGAGCAGCAGAAGAAAGCCGGTGAAACACATTTATTCCCGGAACTCCCCATCGGCTCCACAGGCTACTACAGCGATCCATTCAACAAATGGTTCAACCGATCACTACTCAAGAAAAAACTCGACATCAACGGCCCAACCTTCCATTCCCTACGTCACATGTATTGTGATGCGTTACGGGCCGCACAGGTGCCACAAGACATCCAACGCACGTTGGGCGGTTGGTCATCAAAGAATGGTGAAGAAGACACCATCGATTACAAAGTCTACGGTCGCGGCTATCCACCGGATGTCCAACACGAACACATCAGCAAGGTTACATATGATGTGGATTTATCACATTTGATTGATAACGAGGAAAATGAATGA
- a CDS encoding putative phage abortive infection protein, giving the protein MNFQQIKRKLKASALIINRLMTIKQGRLVKRYGAVASLAWVVIGVIGGLFAFSNDGKLNEMGDFFAGWFSPLAFTWFVYAVFLQMKELKATNETMNLQKEELEGSKLALREQSKTLNRQNIENTFFKMIESLQDIIGGMTITEKEYISDSAKKVFLTGRTALASIHKEFERMIIGCTSEEDFIKKYEYLYEENGENLGHYFRMLNRIIEFIEHHTELHDTDKIGLIKILRPHLSDGELFLLFINSHYKYGKPMTPYIKKHEMLDNFTLRTRTEDDILVNHAKNLNVKYEIIDKSTGFF; this is encoded by the coding sequence ATGAATTTCCAGCAAATAAAACGTAAACTCAAAGCCTCTGCCTTGATCATTAATCGTCTTATGACAATAAAACAAGGCCGGTTGGTCAAACGTTATGGTGCCGTTGCATCTTTAGCGTGGGTGGTGATTGGTGTAATCGGTGGTCTGTTTGCGTTTAGTAATGATGGCAAACTGAATGAAATGGGTGATTTCTTCGCGGGTTGGTTTTCACCATTGGCATTTACATGGTTTGTCTATGCTGTGTTCTTGCAAATGAAAGAACTCAAAGCGACCAACGAAACAATGAATTTGCAGAAGGAAGAACTTGAAGGTTCCAAGCTAGCGTTACGTGAGCAATCCAAAACATTAAACCGTCAAAACATTGAAAACACCTTCTTCAAGATGATCGAGTCATTGCAAGACATCATCGGGGGAATGACTATAACTGAAAAAGAATACATCTCAGATTCTGCAAAAAAAGTTTTCCTAACCGGGAGAACCGCTTTAGCCTCAATTCACAAAGAATTTGAAAGAATGATTATAGGCTGCACTTCCGAAGAAGATTTCATTAAGAAATATGAATACCTATATGAAGAGAACGGTGAAAACCTTGGTCATTACTTTCGGATGCTAAATCGAATTATCGAATTTATCGAACATCATACAGAATTACATGACACAGATAAAATTGGCCTAATTAAAATATTACGTCCCCACCTGTCAGATGGTGAACTTTTCTTACTTTTCATCAATTCCCATTACAAATACGGGAAGCCCATGACACCTTATATCAAAAAACATGAAATGTTGGATAACTTCACCCTTCGCACCAGAACAGAAGATGACATCCTAGTGAACCATGCAAAAAACCTAAATGTTAAATACGAGATTATTGATAAATCTACAGGATTTTTCTAA
- a CDS encoding site-specific integrase, producing the protein MSKEGKAKVLTDAEFERLMKITAVEAHAARNTAILMCLFGLGLRVHECSSLRLGDVTDSDGEIRQQFQIKIANSKTNRNREVFLSNPRVRRAIKSYIDHRRATEGPDLHPNAFLFRSQKGSRFTGNTMQQLAKRLFIKSGLPDSTSSHSGRRTFATRLINNGVGLKNLSCLMGHATVNQSAEYADTNPLILERAVRKIL; encoded by the coding sequence ATGAGCAAGGAAGGCAAAGCCAAGGTTTTGACAGATGCGGAGTTTGAGCGATTGATGAAGATTACCGCTGTAGAAGCTCATGCGGCCCGTAACACAGCAATCCTGATGTGTTTGTTCGGCTTGGGCCTGCGGGTCCATGAATGCAGTTCATTGCGTCTCGGTGATGTTACGGATAGTGATGGTGAAATTCGTCAGCAGTTTCAGATAAAAATTGCCAACAGCAAGACGAACAGAAACAGAGAAGTGTTCCTGAGCAACCCGCGTGTGCGTCGTGCCATCAAATCATATATCGATCACCGCCGTGCCACCGAAGGTCCTGACCTGCATCCAAACGCATTCCTGTTCCGATCACAAAAAGGCAGCCGTTTTACCGGGAATACGATGCAGCAGTTGGCGAAGCGTTTGTTTATCAAGTCTGGTCTACCAGACAGCACTAGCAGTCACTCTGGACGTAGAACATTCGCCACTCGTCTGATCAACAACGGTGTCGGCTTGAAGAACCTGTCATGCCTGATGGGGCACGCTACGGTAAACCAATCGGCTGAATATGCAGATACTAATCCATTGATTTTGGAACGGGCCGTTAGAAAAATCCTGTAG
- a CDS encoding DNA N-6-adenine-methyltransferase — protein MEKKFYHKCLGQQLAQFRKNTKTSHVVLSKNTGISRPTLRNIELGKGNLANFIQIMQTLDLDISAKKLPTTGVLGKRIALLRKSQNISQRKLAELVGVSHPTIVSLETKNSGRLDVLNTIFSHLNTKPIIVPINSDKNFWNGAAMSNKSDEWYSPPSILEKLYTCINGEFDLDPSSPLHCKPVEAHKYYTIEDDGLQQPWNGKVFLNPPYSANEPWCRKARESVENGDAECVIALLAARTDTGWWHRQVAGHADVFLLQGRLKFSNQPNSAPFPSCLVVWGGDDQLKQSIRAAFNAHHISSYSSM, from the coding sequence ATGGAAAAAAAGTTTTACCATAAGTGCTTAGGGCAACAACTTGCCCAGTTCCGTAAGAACACGAAAACGAGCCATGTGGTTTTATCGAAAAACACAGGTATTTCCCGACCAACATTACGAAACATCGAACTGGGTAAGGGTAATTTAGCGAACTTCATTCAGATCATGCAAACCCTAGATTTGGATATTTCAGCAAAGAAATTACCAACTACAGGTGTGCTTGGAAAACGCATTGCCCTTTTGCGAAAGTCACAAAACATCAGTCAACGAAAGTTGGCTGAATTGGTCGGTGTCTCGCATCCAACGATAGTGAGCTTGGAGACAAAGAATTCAGGTAGGTTGGATGTATTGAATACTATTTTTTCTCACTTGAATACTAAGCCAATTATCGTGCCGATTAATTCTGACAAGAATTTTTGGAACGGGGCAGCCATGAGTAATAAAAGTGATGAATGGTATTCACCGCCTTCAATTTTAGAAAAACTGTACACCTGCATCAATGGTGAATTTGATCTGGACCCCAGCAGTCCGCTTCATTGTAAACCAGTTGAGGCCCACAAATACTATACGATTGAAGATGATGGATTGCAGCAGCCGTGGAATGGCAAGGTTTTTCTAAACCCGCCGTACAGTGCTAACGAACCATGGTGTAGGAAGGCCAGAGAGTCCGTTGAAAATGGTGATGCAGAGTGCGTGATCGCGTTATTAGCTGCCCGTACAGATACGGGATGGTGGCATCGACAAGTTGCCGGGCACGCAGATGTATTTCTTCTTCAAGGACGCTTGAAATTTTCGAACCAACCAAACTCAGCCCCATTTCCTTCTTGTTTGGTTGTGTGGGGTGGTGATGACCAGTTAAAGCAATCGATCCGTGCAGCTTTTAATGCTCACCATATATCCTCATATTCATCAATGTAG
- a CDS encoding outer membrane beta-barrel protein has protein sequence MKKVCSVAVGLALLGAANAHAADLATPVYVKAGVGYVNFTDQRAEATRGMNPVPDIMTTDFTDTQAVALGVGYSVTDSIDLEATYQYNLASKSNAMSWTQGGALEAGHYNVTVQTSSLMLNALVKLNSLTNEAKTIRPYVGLGVGVAAHRISDLETVGTYYDYRVNDKANYSLAGRATLGAVYDISEKVSLDLSYSLAHYGVAKGDKIWHEVGGTSQGPVETPMAFDVLNHEALFSLRYNF, from the coding sequence ATGAAAAAGGTCTGTTCTGTAGCTGTCGGCTTGGCGCTTTTAGGTGCAGCGAATGCACATGCAGCTGATTTGGCAACGCCAGTCTATGTAAAAGCTGGTGTGGGTTATGTAAATTTCACTGACCAGCGGGCAGAAGCCACTCGTGGTATGAATCCAGTTCCAGACATCATGACCACCGATTTCACAGACACACAAGCCGTTGCTTTGGGTGTTGGTTACAGTGTGACAGACTCTATCGACCTGGAAGCGACATACCAATACAACTTGGCTTCCAAATCAAACGCCATGTCTTGGACGCAAGGTGGCGCCCTTGAGGCAGGCCACTATAATGTGACAGTACAGACATCTTCGTTAATGTTAAATGCGCTGGTAAAGCTTAATAGCCTAACGAATGAAGCAAAAACGATTCGCCCCTATGTCGGGTTAGGTGTGGGTGTGGCAGCACATAGAATATCTGATCTGGAGACCGTGGGTACATATTACGATTATAGGGTTAACGATAAGGCGAACTACTCTCTTGCAGGCAGAGCGACACTGGGTGCGGTGTATGACATCAGTGAAAAAGTGTCACTCGACTTGTCTTACTCTTTGGCACACTATGGCGTAGCTAAGGGTGATAAAATATGGCATGAGGTAGGCGGTACTTCTCAGGGTCCTGTAGAGACACCAATGGCTTTTGATGTACTCAATCATGAAGCTTTATTTTCACTAAGATATAATTTCTAA
- a CDS encoding transporter substrate-binding domain-containing protein has protein sequence MAFLVCGLSFLLCLKNADAANGASLLLVNDDYPPFNSPTMAQEGLGTGIVRMALGRSGYRLKTDYYPWKRALSMAEKAEADGIIGAWYKKDREKYFLYSKPYMANNLKLLTRSVFLPKGFTVGLIRGYGYNAATLKRFEKRIVYVSHLAQGIKMLEHGRVDAILEDELVLQHYLNRNISHWKRIYVLHKEVIESKPLHLMIRAGHPDGAAIIADFNQALRELQNNGQIKSLFEQLGYEFSSFIKREGEEKAQN, from the coding sequence ATGGCATTTCTTGTATGTGGGCTGTCTTTTCTTCTGTGCCTTAAAAATGCTGATGCGGCCAATGGGGCAAGTTTATTACTGGTTAATGATGATTACCCTCCGTTCAATTCGCCTACGATGGCACAGGAGGGGCTGGGGACAGGGATTGTCAGGATGGCCCTTGGTCGTTCCGGGTATCGTTTGAAAACGGACTATTACCCTTGGAAACGTGCCCTGAGCATGGCTGAAAAAGCTGAGGCCGACGGTATTATTGGTGCTTGGTATAAAAAAGACAGGGAAAAATATTTTCTGTATAGCAAGCCTTATATGGCCAATAACTTGAAACTCTTAACCCGCAGTGTCTTTCTGCCCAAGGGGTTCACCGTTGGTTTGATCCGTGGCTATGGCTACAACGCAGCAACCTTAAAGCGGTTTGAAAAGCGCATTGTCTATGTCAGTCATCTGGCTCAAGGGATTAAAATGCTTGAACATGGACGGGTCGATGCCATTTTGGAAGATGAACTGGTTCTACAGCATTATCTCAATAGAAATATCTCCCACTGGAAAAGAATATATGTTCTGCATAAGGAAGTGATTGAAAGTAAGCCTTTACATTTAATGATCCGGGCTGGGCACCCGGATGGTGCTGCAATCATTGCTGATTTTAATCAGGCATTAAGAGAGCTGCAAAATAACGGGCAGATTAAAAGCCTGTTTGAACAGCTTGGCTATGAATTCTCGTCATTTATAAAAAGAGAGGGGGAGGAAAAGGCGCAAAATTAA
- a CDS encoding LytTR family transcriptional regulator DNA-binding domain-containing protein, with translation MKRLFDMFFFKKTAPKEAPVKKEPSAPKFFARLTQDIGPVVWAVSEEKHFIRVYGEKGEDRILYRFSDAVHDLKAFDGNCVHLQHWVLKGAVKKVEKVDGTYEIILKNDVRFPVCESYRRILHEAEWEMGD, from the coding sequence ATGAAACGATTGTTTGACATGTTTTTCTTTAAAAAAACTGCCCCTAAAGAAGCACCCGTGAAAAAAGAGCCATCTGCGCCAAAGTTTTTTGCCAGGTTAACACAAGATATTGGCCCTGTGGTTTGGGCGGTCAGTGAGGAAAAACACTTCATTCGTGTTTATGGTGAAAAAGGGGAAGATCGTATCCTTTACCGTTTTAGCGATGCGGTACACGACTTAAAGGCATTTGATGGCAATTGCGTTCATTTACAGCACTGGGTGTTAAAAGGTGCGGTGAAGAAAGTGGAAAAGGTCGATGGGACTTATGAAATTATTTTAAAAAATGATGTGCGTTTTCCTGTGTGTGAATCCTATCGACGTATTCTTCACGAAGCAGAATGGGAAATGGGTGACTGA
- a CDS encoding protoglobin domain-containing protein: protein MVGNDNRISSDANFFDWTGHEKSLLQQLGKLLEPALPNVFNKFYDYLETIEHLKIQIDRAGGAERLKEAQKKHWEHLFNQIDSEQFRKETIAIGRAHDKIGLKPDWYLGGYHYLLVGTLNELRRLERNVEKRGQFIDVFLKAMFYDIELSLSAYVEIGSSNIIKSEILTISDMLEREATNTIGEVAHKSAKFNQISKQVAKRSTGLQDIVNDMADLTAQFSQDVQTIASLSDNLKELSSNIGMQVNETSQATQAVSQLSQEASSAVERLNLATDQIAGVVTLIKDIAAQTKMLSLNATIEAARAGSYGKGFAVVAQEVKGLAGQTENSITQVSSHSADISQEASATTKNINDIEGSITQMAEQAGEISNAVGDQLSSANEISSRMGEAVTKSANVADQMGYIREQAEENLQSSMALSSISQMLTQDMETLRARILSIVGSSTVKDDHIRVPVALDANIIDKENSYPCKIVDLSLAGVMLSFQGDNPHHDIAMGTSCELEFDLLGSARCRTLMPSANHLHIQFMDLRDREITILREYAQEVMAKDFQMGAICQDAAGQIQRAFNESVKNGLIDIDDLLDEEYTLIEGTDPKQFMTKFVNFTDRVLPPIQEKVMENNDEILLCCAADRNGYIGTHNKMYSHPQKPGETVWNTANCRNRRIFDDKAGLLAAHNREPMFTQTYERDMGGGKVVYLKEVDCPIFIEGEYGTEHWGNLRVGYKA from the coding sequence ATGGTCGGAAACGATAATCGCATTTCATCCGACGCAAACTTTTTTGATTGGACAGGCCATGAAAAAAGTTTGCTACAACAATTGGGTAAGCTGCTTGAACCAGCCCTGCCCAATGTCTTTAACAAGTTCTACGATTACCTTGAAACGATTGAGCATCTAAAAATACAAATTGATCGCGCAGGTGGTGCTGAACGTCTGAAAGAGGCTCAGAAAAAACACTGGGAGCATCTTTTCAACCAGATTGATTCTGAACAATTCAGAAAAGAAACCATCGCCATTGGTCGGGCTCATGACAAAATCGGCCTAAAACCAGACTGGTACCTTGGTGGATATCACTACCTTCTTGTCGGCACCTTAAATGAGCTGCGCCGTCTTGAACGCAATGTGGAAAAACGCGGTCAGTTTATTGACGTTTTCCTCAAGGCCATGTTTTACGATATTGAGCTTTCTCTGTCTGCTTATGTGGAAATTGGGTCTTCCAATATCATCAAATCTGAAATCCTGACAATTTCAGACATGCTGGAACGCGAAGCAACCAACACTATCGGTGAAGTTGCCCATAAGTCAGCCAAATTTAACCAAATTTCCAAACAGGTTGCCAAACGTTCCACGGGCCTGCAAGATATCGTTAATGATATGGCAGATTTAACCGCCCAGTTTTCTCAGGATGTACAAACGATTGCCAGCCTGAGTGATAACCTCAAGGAACTCAGCAGCAATATCGGCATGCAGGTGAATGAAACCTCTCAAGCCACACAGGCCGTTTCCCAACTCAGCCAAGAAGCCTCCAGTGCCGTTGAACGGTTGAACCTGGCAACGGACCAGATTGCCGGGGTCGTGACCCTGATTAAGGACATTGCCGCCCAGACAAAAATGTTATCGCTGAACGCCACCATCGAAGCCGCACGTGCTGGTTCTTACGGCAAAGGTTTTGCCGTTGTTGCCCAGGAAGTAAAAGGGCTGGCAGGTCAAACAGAAAACAGTATTACACAAGTTTCGAGCCATTCTGCCGACATCTCGCAAGAGGCATCGGCAACAACGAAAAACATCAATGATATTGAAGGCTCTATCACACAAATGGCTGAACAGGCTGGCGAAATTTCAAATGCTGTAGGGGATCAATTATCTTCTGCCAACGAAATTTCATCCCGAATGGGTGAAGCTGTTACCAAATCGGCCAATGTTGCCGATCAGATGGGTTATATTCGCGAACAGGCTGAAGAAAACCTTCAATCCTCTATGGCTCTATCCTCAATTTCACAAATGTTGACACAGGATATGGAGACATTGCGCGCCCGGATTTTAAGCATCGTGGGTAGCTCAACCGTTAAAGATGATCATATCCGTGTTCCTGTTGCCCTTGATGCCAATATCATCGACAAAGAAAACTCTTACCCCTGTAAAATCGTCGATCTGTCCTTGGCCGGGGTGATGCTCAGCTTTCAAGGCGATAATCCTCATCATGATATTGCGATGGGAACATCCTGCGAGCTTGAATTCGACCTGCTGGGGTCTGCACGCTGTCGCACATTAATGCCGTCAGCCAACCATCTTCATATTCAGTTCATGGACCTGCGTGATAGAGAAATCACCATTCTGCGTGAATACGCCCAGGAAGTTATGGCAAAAGATTTCCAAATGGGGGCGATTTGTCAGGATGCCGCCGGGCAAATTCAACGGGCCTTTAATGAGTCTGTGAAAAACGGCCTGATTGATATTGATGACTTGCTGGATGAAGAATATACCCTGATTGAAGGGACTGATCCCAAGCAGTTTATGACAAAGTTTGTTAACTTTACCGACCGTGTTCTTCCCCCTATTCAGGAGAAGGTCATGGAAAATAACGATGAAATTTTGCTCTGTTGTGCGGCTGATCGTAACGGTTATATTGGCACCCACAACAAGATGTATTCTCACCCGCAAAAACCGGGGGAAACCGTCTGGAATACAGCAAACTGTCGAAACCGGCGTATCTTTGATGATAAAGCGGGCCTATTGGCCGCCCATAACAGGGAACCCATGTTTACCCAAACATACGAACGCGATATGGGGGGCGGGAAAGTCGTTTATCTCAAAGAAGTAGACTGCCCTATCTTTATTGAAGGAGAATATGGCACCGAACATTGGGGTAACTTGCGCGTTGGCTATAAAGCCTAA
- a CDS encoding Crp/Fnr family transcriptional regulator: MEKQAIANAWTGISSCENCGIRHLALFADLEHDDFELIHKPITEISKRQGESLYSEGDEGEFLYTVRSGVIKLTQYLPDGAQRIVRLLRTGDVAGLETLVNPTYEHYATILRDAELCQIPREVVERLNKETPRIHTQLLSRWHTAVQRADEWLTELSTGSSKSRVARLVIGLSDEKDHSCHLFSREDLGAILGVTTETTSRIIAEFKREGSLKDMGKNHFWADLDRLQSIANEN; the protein is encoded by the coding sequence TTGGAAAAACAAGCCATTGCCAACGCTTGGACGGGAATTTCGTCATGTGAGAATTGTGGCATTCGTCACCTCGCATTATTTGCTGATCTCGAACATGATGATTTTGAGCTGATCCATAAACCGATTACGGAAATCAGTAAACGGCAGGGGGAAAGCCTTTATAGTGAAGGCGATGAGGGGGAGTTTCTCTATACTGTGCGCAGTGGGGTGATCAAGCTAACACAATATTTGCCTGATGGTGCCCAACGTATTGTTCGCTTGTTACGCACCGGAGATGTCGCCGGGCTGGAAACACTGGTTAATCCGACGTATGAACATTATGCCACCATTTTGCGTGATGCTGAACTGTGTCAAATCCCGCGTGAAGTTGTGGAACGTTTAAACAAGGAAACGCCCCGTATTCATACACAGTTGTTGTCACGTTGGCATACAGCTGTGCAGCGGGCAGATGAATGGTTGACAGAACTTTCAACAGGAAGTTCTAAATCCCGTGTCGCACGTTTGGTTATTGGCCTGTCTGATGAAAAAGATCATAGCTGCCATTTATTCAGCCGGGAAGACCTTGGGGCTATTCTTGGCGTGACAACAGAAACCACCTCGCGCATTATTGCGGAATTCAAGCGGGAGGGGTCTTTAAAAGATATGGGCAAAAACCATTTCTGGGCCGATCTGGATCGTTTGCAATCCATCGCCAACGAAAATTAA
- a CDS encoding adenylate/guanylate cyclase domain-containing protein — protein MLHTRNSIIDWLINEGWKFSDKKAFTRELANSFLAAGVQIDRIRLTIRLLHPQVMGFSFTWDSSKEEVDFFAASHEMKETDLYKNSPFSAIFEDNAGAIRRPLHNPNCLLDYPVLTDLKEEGFTDYVALPIIFSDGRRSAITLSSKAPKGFTTQELTLIYDCLPALARIVENHALKHTASVLLETYLGKETGQQVLSGKVKRGDGQRIRSIIWFSDLRQSTHLAETMDNEDFLKLLNTYFECTAGAVLDNGGEVLRYIGDAVLAIFPVGETEFCPTTHKAAQNAEKAIRATFDRLDKMNKAHAGLNLPEVKCGVGIHVGEVMYGNIGTNERLEFSVIGSSANEAARLESMTKELKVPVVVSNQFCELHGGDFWHSLGKHNLKGFSNERELYTLAQ, from the coding sequence ATGCTCCATACCCGTAACTCCATCATTGACTGGCTGATCAACGAAGGCTGGAAATTTTCAGATAAAAAAGCCTTTACACGCGAACTGGCAAACAGCTTCTTGGCAGCAGGTGTCCAGATTGACCGCATTCGGCTAACCATCCGCCTGTTACACCCTCAGGTCATGGGGTTTAGCTTTACCTGGGACAGCAGCAAAGAGGAGGTTGATTTCTTTGCAGCCTCTCACGAAATGAAGGAAACGGACCTTTATAAAAACAGCCCCTTCTCTGCCATTTTTGAAGATAACGCCGGTGCAATCCGTCGCCCCCTTCATAACCCGAACTGCCTGTTGGATTACCCTGTCCTGACGGATTTAAAGGAAGAAGGCTTCACAGATTATGTCGCCCTTCCCATTATTTTCTCAGATGGGCGGCGCAGTGCAATCACCCTGTCCAGTAAAGCCCCCAAAGGTTTTACGACACAGGAGCTGACACTTATTTATGACTGTTTGCCTGCCCTTGCCCGCATTGTGGAAAACCATGCCTTAAAACATACCGCATCTGTTTTGCTGGAAACCTATCTTGGTAAAGAAACCGGGCAACAAGTCCTTAGCGGTAAAGTGAAAAGAGGCGATGGACAGCGCATCCGTTCGATCATATGGTTTTCAGATTTACGCCAATCGACCCATTTGGCTGAGACTATGGATAATGAGGATTTCCTCAAGCTTCTGAACACCTATTTTGAATGTACCGCCGGGGCTGTTCTGGATAACGGTGGCGAAGTACTGCGTTATATTGGTGATGCTGTTCTGGCCATTTTCCCCGTTGGTGAAACAGAATTTTGCCCCACAACACACAAGGCGGCACAAAATGCGGAAAAAGCGATCCGGGCAACCTTTGACAGATTGGATAAAATGAACAAAGCTCACGCAGGGTTAAATCTGCCCGAAGTCAAATGCGGGGTTGGCATTCATGTGGGTGAAGTCATGTACGGTAATATCGGTACCAATGAACGACTTGAATTTTCGGTTATTGGCTCATCTGCCAATGAAGCTGCCCGACTTGAAAGCATGACTAAAGAACTCAAAGTCCCCGTTGTTGTCTCAAATCAGTTTTGTGAGCTGCATGGGGGTGATTTCTGGCATTCACTGGGCAAACATAATCTGAAAGGTTTCTCAAACGAACGAGAACTCTATACCCTTGCCCAATAA